The following DNA comes from Borreliella burgdorferi B31.
ATTCCCCAAACAAAATCGGTCAATCCGTTTATAAGCTCCGCAACAGCTTCTCCCCAAGGTCCAAAAACTGCTCCAGCAGCAGTTTTTAATCCAGTTTTCCAAGATTCGTACATTTGTGTTGTCATTTTTTCCAGACCTTCACCCCAATTCACATCCTTCCCATTAATCAAATTATGAAATTCTTCTCCAATACTTTCTCCCGTATCCTTATTCAAAAATTTGCCCGCTATATCTTTCATAAAGGCATTCTTAAAGACATTTAGGCCGTCTATCATGCTGTCATATAAGCTTTTTGTCGTATCTTGAGCTTTCTCAGCATATTGTTTTATAGTGTTTCTATTGGTTTCATTTAGCTTTTTAAATTGCGATTTGTGCTCATCCACGAATTTTTTATACATTGCTTGAATTTTGGATGCCATCTTTTTTTCAGCACTTGCTCTTTCTTTTGCTGGAAGTAGCATTGTTTCCCACTCTAAGTCGGTTATTTCTTTTTGCAGAGCTTTTTGAGCCTCGACAAAAGATCGATCTAAAGCGGTTTTTTCATATTCATTAACCTGCTTTTCAAGTGCGACTACAACTTGCCTGTTAGACTCGTTCAGAGTTTCGAAACTTTTTCCATATTTTTCTACGAACGCTTTGTTCTTTTCATTGATTTCATCATTAAGTTTCTGTAAAGCGCTTACTTGATCTGTATGGGGCAGAGTTTTGATTATTTCCCTTTCACGACTTTCTTTTTCTTTTAGTAAATTTTGGTACTCATTCACAAAATCATAATTGGAGTTATTGAACTCATTTACTGATTTTTCAACTCCGACTAAAATTTTCTTGTTCTCGTCAGTTAACTGATCAAATATTTTGGAGTATTCATCCTTAAACTTTTGGTTTTTTTCATTTATGGTTTTTTCAAGATTCCTTAAGGCTTGTTCTCGTGCTTTCCCGGTCTTATTATAGATGTCCCTCTGCCTATTAAATATTTCGTCTTGCAGCTTTTGATAGTCTTCTGCCATTTTCTTGTTAATATTGGTTTTTGCATTTGGATCAAACTTTTTATCCCTTTCGGGTTCGGAACCAGAAGTGTCTTTTTCCTTTTCGGCTTTTTTCCAAAAAGTAACCAGATTTTTCAATTTTGTATACGCTTTGGATATCATATCTATCAACTTTTGAACCCATTTGATAATGGGCTCAAACGCACCCTTAAAACGATCTAAAAATCCACTAGAAACATATGTTGCAAGTTCTTTTAGCTTGCCGATTACGTATTTGATTCCCTCGTAGAGCTTAACAAAGGGCGTGGTAATGGCCTTGAACAACATTTTCATGCCTTGCACCCACTTGCCGGCAAGATATGCTACAAGCTCACCCAATTTGGTAGTTAAGTATATTGTAGCTGTAGTCACCTTGGTCAAAGGAACCATGATTGCTACCATAAGAAATTGTTTTACTTTTTCAAATCCAATCATCATTGGCTCTAGAGCTTTTCCAATGTCTAAGAAAAGCTTTTCGCTCATTTTGGCAGTTTGTTGTTGAGCTTGAGCTAAAGTTTTTGCTTCTTTGGCGGTGTTCCCATAAAATTTACCACCTTCGCTAGTGGCTTTGGAAAGAGCTTTATTTAGGGCGTCGAATCCTATTTTTCCATCGCTCGCTGCCTTATATAATGCCTCTCCAGCTAAACCAGCTTCTTCTGCCAAAATGTCTGTAATGTCAACACCCGCGTCACGAAGTGCATACAAATCTTCTAAATTCACTTGATTGCTCGATTCTACACGAGAATATACTTCGGCTAATTTCTCAAGCCCCTCGCTACTTCCACCAGCAGCCTCCCCAAACATTCTAATTCTCTCTTCAACTTCACTCGCAGTTGCACCATAAGAAAGCATTGTTTTAGTAGCATTAGCAATAGCGTCTCTAGTAAAAAGAGTTTCATCGCCAAAAGCCCTCATGGATTCTGCTAAAGATTTTCCAAGGTCTTCGTTTCCAAGCATGTCAGAAAACGTTGACACTTCTTCGTTGAATTCATCAAGAGCATCCATAGCGCCATCAAAAATTCCACTTATTGTAGAGCCGATTGCTTGTATAGCCTTTACAGCCATAATAATTGGGGCAAAAGCCGCCAACATTTGGTTGAATGCCTCACCAGTTTTGTTTGCCAAATTCTTTACACTTCCTAAGCCTTTTCCAACACTTTTTAGAACTTTGCCTATACTTTTCATGCTGCCAGCTTTGGAATTTACGGAATTAACAGAATTTGCAAGAGATTTGAAGTTTTTAATAGCATTCTGCGAACTTTTGTTTAGCGCTTTCTCTAAGTTGGATCCAGATTTAGCAGATTTTTCTAATTTTGACTTCAAATCATCCAGACTTGAAAATTTTTGTTCGGCAATTTTTTTTAGAGTTTCTGCTATTGCGTCCAGCTTTTGATTATTGCTGATCGACATTGATAGCGGAATTATTATTTCATCAAGTTTCATCTACTTCTGCTCTCGCTCTCAAGATTTTTGATGTACAAATTGAGTTCGTTCAAAACCAAAACAAACCAGTAATTTTGCTCAAAAAGGCCGCCCCTATTAGGCAAGCTGCCAATACTTTTTGAAAGTAAGGCTTGATTTAGTAAATGCAGAATAGCATCCTCATTATATTTGATCCAGGGAAGTTCCTTTTTCATATTCACTATGAATTCTGAATTCACGCGATCTGCAAAATTCAGAATTTGGTCATAGTGATTTTTTTTTGTAATATAAGAGAATGCAAGCTCTACTTTTTTGAAACACGCTCAACCCTTAGAGTATCTGCCAGAAAATTAATTTCGATTGCAAGACTTGAAAGCATGTCTTGAAACAAGATAGCGTCACCTTCAACCATCTCTTTGGTGATAACCTCTCCTTGTTGATTTTCAAGACCGACGAATCCTACCACATTTTCATCCCAAATTTTTTTTACAAATTGAATTTGAGCGCTTGTTGACTCAATCATAGCATTGGAATTGGTTTTACCATTCTCGCCATTCAATTTTTTGAAAAGTTCGATTTGTCTTGCCTTTAGATTTTCCACAAACCCATAGTTAATGTCTTTCAAAACCACATATGCTTTCTCTTCTTCTTTGATCTTTTCCTTGCCGTTTCTAATATAGTCTGGGATATAGGGTAACATTACCCTGCCAGTCAAATTAACATTAATTACCATTGTTGCCTCCTAAATCTTGAAGAACCTTGCATCTTTAATATAGTCGCATGAAAGGGATACTAAGGGTTTTGTCAGAGTAAGCTGGCACTTTAGATCGATTTTTTGATTGTTCAAGTCCTGGCTTGGGTTGTAAGTTGCAATTTGTCCTTCGCCCACCATGAATTTGGTTCTTTGATCTTGATCTGCAATTTGATCTACAAAAAGTACCGTGAACTCGTAATTTGTAGGCAAACTGCGTTTTCCAATTTGCCATTGGTCATTATTTTTTGAAATATCTTGTGTTATGAAATGCGATTTTTCTATATATGTATCTAGGATTTCTTCCTTATTAGTTGCGGTTTCTCTAACGGAGTACCCGCTAAACTCAACAGTTTGCTCTGGTATTTTTCCAATTGCCGAGATTGATCCGCAAGTTGTTTTTAGAGTTTCTGTAGCTTTTGTTGAGCTGATGGTATATGAATACCCTAAGCAATATGTTTTGAAAAGTAGAACATCAATTTCATCAGCATTATCACATGCAGTAGATATTTTTGTCAAAAGATCTTTGTTATAGTAGAAAATACTACCTTCTTTTAGATCTAAATCTGATGTAAGTTTTGACTTAGAATCAATCTTTTTAACCCTAAAAATGCATTCGCTAATTGACTTCCATTTGGTAGGCTTTGTTATGTTTGAGCCCAAATCTTTTACAACTAAATTAGTAGGATCTGTTCCAGAAGGTTCATTATTATTTTTAATGTCTGAACCCTTGAAATTCCACTTGAATTTTTCAATATTGACCGTAACTAGCACTGCGCCAGTCGGCATTCTCAATTTTTCAATTGCCATTTTTACCTCCACGACAATTAATGTAATCAGCGCCATCTATCCTAATTCCCAATGTTGAATCAACCAATGTTACCATTCTTGCATCAGAATTTTCGTCTTCAACCTGGGAATCGTCAATGCTAAAATACTTCAACGAATAATTTAGCATTAGAAACGCCACAATTATATTTGCAATCTCAAGCCCTAAAGTAGGACGCATGCTACACTCTGTGTAAATTATGAACTTTGGACACAAAAGCATCGAGTAATTTTTGCAATGATTCAGAATTTCTCCAGTACTTTTTACTGCAAAGACAATTGATGGCAAGTCTAAGTTTGAACATGCAAACATTTCAGACTTGTAATATACTTTTGTGGTTGTTTGTTTACAAGTAGCCAAGTAAGTTTTCAAATTCTTTTTCAGATTAATGACAAATTCTTCTATGTGCTTCATCTAAGTAATTTTGCAGACTCCTTTACTAAATCGCTTGTCCAGTTTGTATATTGGTTTTTAGGTTTTCTCTTCTTCAAAGATAGCCAAATGGGTACTGCTGAGGATTCTATACCCTTATATGCTGCCCAACTTTTGATTTTTGTTAGACTTGGAGCTGGCAAGTTGTTGTTATATGCCTGTCCTGAGTCTAGAAATTCAGAAAGAGGGGAGCCTACCTTTACTTTTAAATTAATTCCCAAAGAAGTTTCTTCTAAATCAATATTTGTTACATTCGACAATCGTCCGGGGATATGTGATTTTAAGGAGTCCGACTTTTGTCGGATTTTAAAACCAACGAAACTTTTTGCATTATCAAATATAGATTTTCTTATTTTTTCTCCAATTTCCATTTGTTATCCTTTTGGTCAACCAATATAAAGAAAGGGACAAGAATCAATACGAGGGAATAGGAAATCAAGTTGAGAGAGCAAGTACTTAAATTTACACTCTTTTTGATCTCCTTTACACCTAATATTGAAAACTTCTAAATAAAGAACATCAAGCAAAATTACAAGCCAATTATTGTAAGCAACTCCCATTTGGTACAAGGCCAAAATAGATTTTGCATATCTTAGTACTTCAAAAAGTTGCACTTTTGTTTGATCTGGGATACTAATGTTTCCGTCTTCATTAGTGCACTCAATTCGTAAAGATTCTATCTTAGTAAGATTGATCCACATAATAAGATCGTCAAGTTCACTCATTTGCTAAGTTTGTTACCCATTAGGTTTTGTAACTTCAATTTCAATAACTTCTTGTGGTTGAAAGTGAATTATTCCTGCTGATTCCATTGAGGCATGAATGTAATCTCCGTCTGATGATGCAAATTTTCTAAAGAATATTTCTGACAACATTGGAACAAACATAACTTCTGGATTTGGTTGATAAAGTATAGGATTTTTCAATCCTTTGAAAACCGAAGTTACCACTTTATGATCTCTAAAAAGTGCTTCTTTAACTGTTACATACTGAGGTTCGCTGTATAACTCTAATAAAAGGTGAGAAAAATTGTGAGGAACTAAAAGATGGTAACCCTCATCAAGTTTTTCCATGTGTTTTTCTGCTTCACGTTTTGCAAGTGCTACTTTTTCATACAACGTATATCCATTAGTAAGTGTTTCAACAGTAACTTTACTTCTGCCCTTTAGATTTGCAATGCCTTCCATATTGATGTTTTTTTTACCAAAAATAACAGAATGGTATGCATCCTTCATAAGGCCAAGCTCTAGATTAGCCTTTACTTCGTCTTCGGTTATAGTTCCGTACATTAGGTCTTTTAGAGAAATTCGCTGTACTGTATCAAATACGTGCATCTTGTAAGCCATTTCTTTGAAGAAAATACTACTTTTTCCAATTTCATTGCTATGATCACCAAAAGTTGCTGTGACATTGTGGTCAACTGTTGCTTTTTTGACAATATAATAACCTTGTCTTAGATCATTTCTACTTATCATCTTGTAAGGTACAAGCTCGGAAAGGCCACCTTTTGCAAGTTGTATTATATCTGCACTGTAACTACCACTTGCTTCTGCAAAAATACTTCTACTCAAGAACTACCTCCTATTTTTTCACAAATTTTTACGTTCATGCAAATTTTCTGTTACCATTAGACTCAAACTCAGGGCCAATATTAACATCAAGCAAAACTACTTTGCTATTTGCATCAAGACTAACATCTTTGATTCTCCCAACTTGCACACCCCCTTTGCCGTCTTTTACAAGTTTCCCCCCCTTTAAGAAGACAAAATCACCAATTTTAGGAGTTGCAAATGTGTTATCTAACATAACGGTTATTTCCCCGGCACGTCTTATTGGAATTAGTTCGCCCGGTGAGTAATTTTCACTTTCTAGTAAAGCAATATCTGCCTTTTTTAAGGCAAATCCACGAATAGGACCAACTCCCGCTGTTGCAGTTGCAGCCTTTACCAGTACTTCTCCCATTTCACTTGATCCACTTGAATAAACTGGATCTCCCGGTTTGATGATGGGTGATTCAACATCAACTATTGCGGTTTCAGTTTGATGTACGCATGCTTTGTGTTCAACTCCTAAAACGAAATTTTTACATAATTTTGTAAAATCGAAATCTGCCATTTATGCCCTCCCCAAAGCAAATCTATCTTTGTATTTTTGTAATTTTGTCTCGTTAATAATTTGACCTGTAAATCGATTTCTTGCATTTACCATTTGCTTGTACGCTGTAAGTTCTTGTACTAGCAAGCTGATATTGTCGATTTGCGAATCAAGGTCACCTTCCTCGTCAATTTTGAACTTGATGTTGTACTTTTTTTTCATTGCATCCAAAAATGCAAGCTTAGCGTCTTTTACGCTCAGAACATTAGCAAAAGGTGGAGCAATTTCATACTGCTCACAAGCTTTCTCAAGATTTGACAAAA
Coding sequences within:
- a CDS encoding tape measure protein; protein product: MKLDEIIIPLSMSISNNQKLDAIAETLKKIAEQKFSSLDDLKSKLEKSAKSGSNLEKALNKSSQNAIKNFKSLANSVNSVNSKAGSMKSIGKVLKSVGKGLGSVKNLANKTGEAFNQMLAAFAPIIMAVKAIQAIGSTISGIFDGAMDALDEFNEEVSTFSDMLGNEDLGKSLAESMRAFGDETLFTRDAIANATKTMLSYGATASEVEERIRMFGEAAGGSSEGLEKLAEVYSRVESSNQVNLEDLYALRDAGVDITDILAEEAGLAGEALYKAASDGKIGFDALNKALSKATSEGGKFYGNTAKEAKTLAQAQQQTAKMSEKLFLDIGKALEPMMIGFEKVKQFLMVAIMVPLTKVTTATIYLTTKLGELVAYLAGKWVQGMKMLFKAITTPFVKLYEGIKYVIGKLKELATYVSSGFLDRFKGAFEPIIKWVQKLIDMISKAYTKLKNLVTFWKKAEKEKDTSGSEPERDKKFDPNAKTNINKKMAEDYQKLQDEIFNRQRDIYNKTGKAREQALRNLEKTINEKNQKFKDEYSKIFDQLTDENKKILVGVEKSVNEFNNSNYDFVNEYQNLLKEKESREREIIKTLPHTDQVSALQKLNDEINEKNKAFVEKYGKSFETLNESNRQVVVALEKQVNEYEKTALDRSFVEAQKALQKEITDLEWETMLLPAKERASAEKKMASKIQAMYKKFVDEHKSQFKKLNETNRNTIKQYAEKAQDTTKSLYDSMIDGLNVFKNAFMKDIAGKFLNKDTGESIGEEFHNLINGKDVNWGEGLEKMTTQMYESWKTGLKTAAGAVFGPWGEAVAELINGLTDFVWGILKGQEKARIKAIEKKRDEDLEELEKRSEVELKKLEDRFDEEIKMRKEKLSELDDEYTKEIEFLKQAQSKGQISGEEFQKRLHDVQTEYKTKKDIETTQLTKTEEAKKLEVERKNKLSKLEPERIKAQAEVDKVNAEDWWNLGKPDRLRKTQKILDEILKRIAKVKSAGSIEEIKLAHGGARFVSNKPTYMPNSGVMSSEFGQPELVRITPAPIDENLRKLEAKIIAEEITKLQKTQSSTVVNNFYYNFNGDVLDAEKLVRMLKSKEHLMGFRMAE
- a CDS encoding structural cement protein Gp24, translating into MADFDFTKLCKNFVLGVEHKACVHQTETAIVDVESPIIKPGDPVYSSGSSEMGEVLVKAATATAGVGPIRGFALKKADIALLESENYSPGELIPIRRAGEITVMLDNTFATPKIGDFVFLKGGKLVKDGKGGVQVGRIKDVSLDANSKVVLLDVNIGPEFESNGNRKFA